The genomic interval CCTTTGTATGCGTCGAATAGCGTACTTGCTGTGTGCCACCTCCAGCGCATCCATTCAATGTGCCTTATATACACTCATTATCAAAGTTATGTCATTAGAGCATGTTTTTCAATAACTGCATTAATTTTGGGATGTAATattttttcgattttcgtaatatGCCTTTCTTTATACTGGGACATGCAAATACAAATGGACCCTTAAACTTgtcatttgttttgatattttttgtttatttacgaTTGATAAAATGAGTAAAACTAGACCCACTCTAAAAGCAGCAAAATCGTACTTAGGTTTGCATCGCCATGTACTTAACGAACTTAATTGCTTTGATGATTTGCGTTTAAGTAAAGATTTGGAATTATTGTTACACCTATTCCAGTAGATGTGATTAGGGACTTcagcatttttttcaagtattAGTTTAACAAATGCTGATTTTATTGTAACGTAAACGCGTttgattttgaaatgttattatatatgcatgtatgcCTCACACACCTTTTCACGAGgacaaaaacatgcattaattgggaaaaataaaaattaataaaatacaaatgcttATTGTTTGTGGTAAGCTTcttaaaatcaaaaacagaaTAACAATATTTAGGTCCAGACTACATTGTATTGTAGAAACATAATTTTatgaacataaaaattataccCCAGTAATGCTACACAACGATAAACACCGGTGTAAATAACTGGTATTTGTTGAATGTATCTACGGAAAAGATTATATGGTcattgttctgaaaaaaactgggcttaatgcatgtgcgtaaagtgtcatcctagattagcctgtgcagtccgcacaggctaatcacggacgacacttttcgccttaacttgattttcgataagaagggacttccttgaaactaaaataccataaaagcggaaagtgtcgtccctgattagcctgtgcggactgcacaggctaatctgggacggcactttacgcgcatgcattaagcccagttttctcagaacacgactcatacaaACAATTATAAGAGCAAACGGTGTGTGCTTCTTTTTCAAATGCTGTCTACCATAATAAAAACGTGGATTTCAGCGAATTTAATTTGTTACCAAAACTATTCTCAGCAAATCTTCCGGATGTAAATTAAAAAGACAGGATAAACCAATAAGGCCAATAGACAAAAACACAATCGAGGCGAAAAACAAACACCAACAACTTATTAGTTTTAGAAAATCACACACTCATATATTTTGGTCAAAACACGTGTTTATTGTAATCGGTAAAATACTGTATTATACACATCTGTTCGTCTAAGGTCCATAGGAAACGTTTTTATTTCACTTAAGACAATACATCTTATTCTGATCgtgtaaaataacattaccaaTTGTGTATTCCTTCATTGAATATATGCTCATAAAAATATACTACTTTTAAGCAAATTTGAAGGAGTTGTAGGcgtcgatttttcccaatttgtaAAAGAAATCCTGAACAAATGAACTCATAATCCGATTATTTCATCGGCCTCACTAATGAAATTTCGTTTACATTTGTAATATACCCTTTTAAAGAAGGCCACTGTTGATGAGAACCAAGGTTCCGTTCCCTCATAAAAATTCTATACCCCGCATCATTCAACTGTTtcagagcagacaactgtaaatGGCCAGGAAGCGGAAAAGATCCCCAATTCTTCGGGGAAAATGGTCGTTTGGAGAGGAAATGCGTTTCCATGGAGATTTGTTTTACGTCGTCTAGCGCTCCCGACGAGATCATTTGAGGAATTGCATGCCATTCATCGCCTTCGACGTCTATTTTTAGAAGGTCTATTGTTTTCTGAAACGAAAATACATATAAGGTTAGTAATTATGGAATGGTGTGTACTTGTAAATTAAACACTGAAAATATGGATGTATCCGATTCATTTCGCCTATAAGAGTTCCTTTGTGTAAACTGTAAGAGGTAATTGATTGTAATCTTTAGCATTAATATTATCAAACCGAAGGAACGCGTGTTGAAGAGTTCCATTTATAAGCTCTATATAATTCTTTCACAATTTGAAATCCCATTTCGGCTGAaactatatgtattttttattacacTATATGTGTATAAAACACTATTTATCTGTCTCATTGGCATTCGGCATGAACTTGACTTATATTGAATTTAACCATAAGCAAGATAGATCATGTTCGCTCTAACTACAATCAATGTAATGGCACAGTGCCTTTTCAACGATTTCATAGCGAATCTgcaatagttaaaaaaatacaacCAGAGGTAGAAGTTAAAGCCCTACAGTAGCTTTTAGTTCCAACCCTATTGAAATGTAGGAAATGTATCAAAATTCAGAATTTCGTTAACTCGTTTTAGAGTATCTGCTAACAGACTTGAAGTGGAAGCGGAGAGATTGTACACGCCTGAACAGATACCgtttcaaaacagaaaatgcaaacacTTCAACTTTcttgaggacgaatttcatttgtTACTGGAATGCccaatgtttatgtatttaagaAGTATATAGATTAATATTACTGGAAGAACCCAAACATGATCAAGTTTATTGATCTCTTACAGACTGACAATGAAAAAAAGTGAACGTTATTTatctatatttgtttttaaagcttTTCAATTGAGGGCTGacttatattatcaatagtttctcttcatgtacttacatttattacctattttatattttaaaaaaatacgatCAATTGAATACACAAATTTTGTATTACAACTTTCATCTAGGTTCaggttgtttacacatttttgtattaagactTTCATCTACGTTCTGTTAAAAGTTCTCATTGACCATCTGTGTATATACTTTGAAATAAACTCTATATCATGCAGCTATGGGTCCTTATAAATGCATTATACTTCGCACCCAATCGCTATGCAAAATTTATCTACAGAaaccatttatttataaatttggaCTTAATGCACGTGAATAATCAggtgattatatattttttaagaaaaacagtTTCAATTATTCTCAGATTCTTATTTGGAAAACAAATTGCCAGGCCCTAATTGCAGTCTAGCAAATCGAAATTCCAAATTTCTTTCGACCTTCACGGGTAAATTAAGAAAGTTTTATAAATGTGATATGTACCCGGTCCCgttatttcaaaataacaaagCTGAAATAAGCTGCGTGCACTAGAAACGTTTTATATATAGACGTGATTTCATGTCAAAATCGTACTTTTGCTATCGGCGCTAATTTATTATTTAGCTAACAATGTATTCAAATTCAGATCAACCCTTTTTCACGTAGGGAACACAGTAACCAGACATGACAGATAATTATATACACGAgcatgtattcataaaatataacactaaATACTTATTCGTTTTTACCACAAACATGATGTTTACACGCAGTGTTTTAATGCAGTTATATTCAATTAATGTCTTGTGTGtcaataaatgttttaagttatcgaacttaaatgtcattaaaagataatcaaaatatgttgaaatatgttttttatatatttaaaattcaattaaataatcGAATCACATGATTGAACTATATCTGCAATATAAAACCAAAACATTAGTATAAATGTTGCTGACATATGAGActggtaattatttaatttacaacACAAATTGTAAATTCTTTGGAGTCTTattcttttatataaataacaataaaacgacAATTTAAAATTGCAAGGTCCAGGGTGAAGGACCTCGCGACTTTTTgggttcacaaatggatgttaGTGGATGTAAACTCACCGGTAAGCGGTGCTTTTTTCAAttgacttttaaaaaaaaatctgaagaatttcaaatagtgcataaaatacagttttatgcGGCTTATGGCAATGGGAAAAACATCGGAGTTACTTTATtttataagcctgtgttcttggccttACTAAATtttataagcctgtgttcttggccttactttattttataagcctgtgttcttggccttactttattttataagcctgtgttcttggccttACTTTATTTTATAAGCCTGTGTTTTTGGCCTTACTGAATTTTATAAGCCTGTGTTCCTGGCCAAAATTTCGATGTGTAATGAATTCATATACACGGTTGTGCTGCATGCAACGTGAACTTTCAGCAACTATTTAAGGCGTGTttaataatgtattcttaaatcataagatattggcacaaactgcacgaaaaactgtcttttgtgcactaaagatgtttgcaaacatatttcaataacttgaaatatttgcaaaaataaagttctttacggTGTAATTTcgttctgtccagcccgtgtgtaaaaccctgtgaaccccgttgatccttcGTCGTGAGTTCTAGTCACTTAGTGAAGTATTCAACTTATCGCCGAAATGCTATTTTTAGATCTTTTCTATCGCTAGCAAAGCAAATAAAGCTATTTCTCAGTATCTATCTATTGAGCATCGTGTTTTCATCAATGTTAATGAAATTTACTTACATTAGTATGACCGAGTTCCTTTCGAATTGTGGACAGTGTTTTCAGCTGCCAGCCTTGATTGTTAACCGTATCTTCTCCGGCCAGGCCCCATTTGTAGAACCATATGTGCTCAGAGAACTTAGACGTGCTTTTATTCATGCTGCGAatataacaaaacacaaatatcgTATTTCTGATAAAAAATCTGATAGCAAACATACCATATCTCTCATTTAATCAATGTCGTCATAAGAATTCACGTGGTGATGAGCACAAGAAGCCAGTCTTCTCTTGAGATACATAAATAACGGTCCCATTTTACAAACAAATTGTATTGGTTGAAAATCCACTATTTTACACAATTGtattgcatttcatttaacttcaGCTGCAAGCATGACATTAAAGCGAGCATGTATTTGGTGACAGTGGTTACCGTTAAGCTATAGAGGATGTTACTACTGCGAAATATCTCAACATGATGCGCATTCATACGTTAAGCTACAAAGGAGGTTACTACTGCGAAATATCTCAAAATGATGCGCATTCATACAGTAAGCTACAAAGGAGGTTACTACTGCGAAATATCTCAAAATGATGCGCATTCATACGTTAAGCTAAAGAGAAGGCTACTACTGCGAAATGTCTGAACATGATGCGCATTCAAACGTTAAGCTATAATTAAAAAATCTGTACATAATAGTGGGGATATCCCAAAGGAATGCGTTTGTTTATTGTACAAGCAAAAACTATTCATAATTCTAAAAACAATATAGACTGCAGATTATAGATTGTTATAGTTCTTGGCACTATTTCCACTGAActttaattcttgtttttaaaGCATCAAGCTTTCATATGATTGGATtttaatactatataaatatttgtctttatgTGCATAAAATAGGTTAGCCACATAATAATATAACAgttttttgttgtatttaaatCAATCTAACCTGGGATCGAACGCGAACACATCGCAGCCAAGCATATCCACCACAGCTTCGTCGAAATCGAATTTAAAATTTATGctgaaacaaataatatatcaaaCTACAACAATTTATGTTGACattccaaattaaaaaaatctttaccAATACGATATATTACTTTAATTCCTATATCGGTCACACGAAACTTATTTTCGCATGGCAATAATTAACTTATTCGTTCAATATACTATATCTAATGACTTGAAATATAATGTATGATTGTGAAACCACGTGGGCATATACCAACATCGCCGGTCACTTTCTTGCTTTGCTGCATAAACAGTATGCTGACTAGTATTCAATGTATTTCTACGACCATACTCCCCACTAATAAGGTTtaaaaagaacattttgttcatttacaTGCATGCACAATGACACATGGAACTTGCAAATGAGCTTCGCATTGAAAGCGTAAGTGGGTTAACCCATTGAACTGATATCAAGTCTCACGcttcaaaaataaatatgttgaccTTGCATACGAGTTGACGTTGAAATGACCTTAACAAAGCTATAGAAATAGACGTTTTCTAAAGTATTTAGTCTACATGTGTTAATTTAGAAAGGGTGAAAGCCTAACTGTTTTTAATAACGACATATAGCATTGGTCAAAAAGGGAAAGGTCAACTGAACTTGACCTCTTATGCGATGTTGCCAGATAATACTATCGACTAGAATCAATGATAAGTTTCACAAAACCAGATTGCTGACAATAGTGATATACCAGAAATGTAGTGTGACAATGGCAATAACAAATTCCCACAAATCAACAAACAATGTGTCTTTGATATTTAAGTCATGGCTTGACCTTGCCCAATGAATGATTGAACATTATATTTAGCAAATACCGTCGTAAGGGTTCATttacccgaatgaatacactatGCATGGTGCCTTTGGTCGGTAAGGTTTGTCGACGCAGATTTCTTTGCCCCCATCATCCAAACTACCGACCCTAATTACGTCCTTGCAGAGAATTTGTAGCCTGTTGACGTACCTGCAATAAACGAGCGTTAAAAAGAGAAGCCGGCTTCACATCAGTTTAAATTTGAActaattttagctcgattacatcAAAAGCTTAAGGCTAATTGAAACGCCTTTAAGTGCGTTACCTGGGTAAAACCAGTATTAGGTGTCTTTAGATGATATTTTAAGAACGCTCCCGGTCATCAAGCAAACAACATATTACTTACGCCACAGCGACCGTATTAACATAGATTTGCATAATTTCAAGTTTGCAATTAAATGACGTAAtttgattgattttaaaatagGAACAAACGATATAAGATAATATTAAGAAATGAATAGCAGAAATAGTTTTTGTTATATCGGTACTCGAACTGGGGTCTCTTGCATAATCATAAATAGCCTGGCTCTAGATGACGGGGTATAATGCATGCGTGTACAGTGTTATCCCATAATAGCATGTGTACTCCGTACAAACAAAGTAGGGACGCCACTTTGAAAAATGATGATTATGCATTAACAACTATTATTTTGAAATTGATGTTTGTCCTGAGTTTTTCACTTGCTGGTGTAAAGTTTTTTCTTTAAGTAACATTAcgactcaaaatcaacgaaaagttcgtacaatatttcgtaaaataaacttaaccaattaaaaatcagtgttccttatggcaattgtcgaaatttcaacgccaggtgtggtctggtaaaaaagaTGTTCGTAGATACAAAGTgctcgtgttttttttcattttaatttcccggaac from Dreissena polymorpha isolate Duluth1 chromosome 1, UMN_Dpol_1.0, whole genome shotgun sequence carries:
- the LOC127865323 gene encoding probable methyltransferase-like protein 24 encodes the protein MINQRFSKFIGKRYNKTILLSGIMILCLVPVYIFNFNFALKSPHVGTRDRLTSLDEGDAYNIPSLTELERMSTTELMEIYWKYVNRLQILCKDVIRVGSLDDGGKEICVDKPYRPKAPCIVYSFGINFKFDFDEAVVDMLGCDVFAFDPSMNKSTSKFSEHIWFYKWGLAGEDTVNNQGWQLKTLSTIRKELGHTNKTIDLLKIDVEGDEWHAIPQMISSGALDDVKQISMETHFLSKRPFSPKNWGSFPLPGHLQLSALKQLNDAGYRIFMRERNLGSHQQWPSLKGYITNVNEISLVRPMK